The Carassius auratus strain Wakin unplaced genomic scaffold, ASM336829v1 scaf_tig00043534, whole genome shotgun sequence genome window below encodes:
- the LOC113086589 gene encoding CMRF35-like molecule 1 yields the protein MTNMFYISVKCWFILGVESSDGCPDVSVVSSSVSGHEGGDISVQCLYSSGYQNEVKRWCRYKDQRCYTVGRTDTSQNPSVQIRDDDGRRSFTVLMTGLRRTDSGWYFCSVGDLQVPVQLTVTKAEPDKEKDTDNKLLTVWLPVSAALLLLLILISVFIWRCR from the exons ATGACAAACATGTTCTACATTTCAGTCAAGTGTTGGTTCATTTTAG GTGTTGAAAGCTCTGACGGTTG tcctgatgtgtctgttgtgagcagcAGTGTCTCTGGACATGAAGGTGGTGATATCAGTGTTCAGTGTCTCTACAGTTCTGGATATCAGAATGAAGTCAAACGTTGGTGCAGATATAAAGATCAGAGATGTTACACAGTGGGGAGGACTGACACATCCCAGAATCCATCAGTGCAGATCAGAGATGATGATGGGAGAAGATCCTTCACTGTGCTGATGACTGGACTGAGACGGACTGATTCTGGCTGGTACTTCTGCTCTGTAGGAGATCTGCAGGTTCCTGTTCAGCTTACTGTAACTAAGGCAGaaccagacaaagagaaagacac AGATAACAAACTCCTGACTGTGTGGCTTCCAGTTTCAGCTGCTCTTCTGCTGTTATTGATTCTGATCAGTGTTTTCATCTGGAGATGTAGATGA